A genomic region of Solanum dulcamara chromosome 2, daSolDulc1.2, whole genome shotgun sequence contains the following coding sequences:
- the LOC129876947 gene encoding uncharacterized protein LOC129876947 encodes MSDQRPFLSLKKTFFYNFFPSKAEEEACKVNNTPHVVTRELIEKRDVYPPPKIDLKNPWQIKIKITSGEVEARMLMIPFIETFEYILRYWTLEMAKILVNGCGVHVDVWDVTAENFPKKYEGESVCLWKLYNDDYSLLCIELFNDSRLGVGDEIGLFWDPRSLNFMFKLLSRVS; translated from the coding sequence ATGTCTGATCAAAGGCCTTTCCTTAGCCTGAAGAAGACCTTCTTTTACAATTTCTTTCCATCAAAAGCTGAAGAAGAAGCTTGCAAAGTTAACAACACTCCACATGTAGTGACTCGAGAGCTAATTGAGAAACGGGATGTATACCCTCCCCCAAAAATCGATCTGAAAAATCCATGGCAGATCAAGATAAAGATCACCAGTGGCGAGGTTGAGGCAAGAATGCTGATGATTCCATTCATCGAGACGTTTGAGTACATTCTTCGATACTGGACATTGGAAATGGCCAAAATTTTGGTGAATGGTTGCGGGGTGCATGTTGACGTGTGGGATGTAACTGCTGAGAATTTCCCTAAGAAGTATGAAGGTGAGAGTGTTTGCTTATGGAAGTTGTACAATGATGACTATTCTCTTTTGTGCATTGAATTGTTCAACGATAGCAGATTGGGCGTTGGTGATGAAATTGGGCTGTTTTGGGATCCTAGatctttaaattttatgttCAAATTACTTTCTAGGGTTTCGTGA
- the LOC129872962 gene encoding B3 domain-containing protein At2g33720-like: protein MLGFLLLFFSILFSWELYPLLVSQKSLLTMKKTFFYGFFSSKTEEETCKVNNTPRVATRELVEIRDLYPAPKIDLKNPWQIKKKITRDEIIVGMLVIPFFETFEYIIRYWTLDISKSLENGCKVCVDVWDVTEENVPKKYEGGSVCLKKLYNDDYSLSCIELFSGLSVGDEIGLYWDPRSSNLMFKLLSHVHTL, encoded by the exons ATGTTAGGATTTTTGTTACTATTCTTCAG tatattattttcttggGAATTGTATCCTTTGCTAGTTTCTCAAAAATCTTTGCTTACCATGAAGAAGACATTCTTTTACGGTTTCTTTTCATCAAAGACTGAAGAAGAAACTTGCAAAGTTAACAACACTCCACGGGTAGCGACTCGAGAACTAGTGGAGATAAGGGACTTATATCCAGCCCCAAAAATTGATCTGAAAAATCCGTGGCAgatcaagaaaaaaattacCCGTGACGAGATTATTGTAGGAATGCTGGTGATTCCATTTTTCGAGACGTTTGAGTACATTATTCGATACTGGACTTTGGACATCTCCAAAAGTTTGGAGAACGGGTGCAAGGTGTGTGTTGATGTGTGGGATGTAACTGAGGAGAATGTTCCCAAGAAGTATGAAGGTGGAAGTGTTTGCTTAAAGAAGCTATACAACGACGACTATTCTCTTTCATGTATCGAATTGTTCAGCGGATTAAGCGTTGGTGATGAAATTGGGCTTTATTGGGATCCTAGATCTTCAAATTTGATGTTCAAATTACTTTCTCATGTTCATACTTTGTGA